Proteins encoded in a region of the Paenibacillus sp. E222 genome:
- a CDS encoding EamA family transporter, translating to MLVSAFLTATGQLFWKWGLTEWIYLGIGFLCYGLGAILMIKAFALEKLSVAYPLMCASYVFALIYGYFLLGEEITVQKLAAVVLLGIGVTLTSVDR from the coding sequence ATGCTGGTCTCCGCTTTTCTTACAGCGACGGGCCAACTGTTCTGGAAGTGGGGGCTGACCGAGTGGATCTACCTGGGCATCGGCTTTCTGTGTTATGGACTGGGTGCCATTTTGATGATCAAGGCGTTTGCTTTGGAAAAGCTGTCTGTGGCCTATCCTTTGATGTGTGCCAGCTATGTGTTTGCGCTGATCTATGGATACTTTTTGTTAGGAGAAGAAATTACGGTGCAGAAGTTGGCCGCTGTTGTGCTGCTTGGAATCGGGGTGACGTTGACCAGTGTTGATCGATAG
- a CDS encoding permease — protein sequence MLIDSWMIAVLIAMTLCGAMGGAGLKAYATSRKKLHVLMGLGFYGTGAMLNIVLLKFLPLTVVLPANALTYVWTLIIARFAFKEAVGPLRWIGVACIMGGLFLLVF from the coding sequence GTGTTGATCGATAGCTGGATGATTGCTGTATTAATTGCAATGACCCTGTGTGGAGCGATGGGAGGAGCGGGTTTGAAAGCCTACGCCACCAGTCGCAAAAAGCTGCATGTTCTAATGGGACTTGGATTCTATGGTACAGGTGCGATGCTGAACATTGTATTGTTGAAATTTCTTCCCTTAACGGTTGTGCTGCCTGCCAATGCGTTAACGTATGTGTGGACGCTCATTATAGCGCGCTTTGCCTTTAAGGAAGCAGTGGGTCCTTTGCGCTGGATCGGTGTCGCTTGTATTATGGGCGGGTTGTTTTTATTGGTTTTCTAG